The following proteins are encoded in a genomic region of Arcobacter cloacae:
- a CDS encoding biotin synthase — MKKILKKKSINMNNNEEIFLCAICNVESGTCNEDCKFCTQSVRYKADIQRYKLKSIEQIISEAKQARANGAVGFCLVTAGLGLTDKKTKFIAEAARAINKENLGLRLIACNGTATVEQLKELKAAGISNYNHNLETSRDFYPTICTTHTWDERYQTCLNVKEAGLKLVCGGIFGMGETQEDRISMLEAINSLDPMNVPLNFFHPNEALPIVKNTINKEEAFELITLARKMIPNAHKIMVAGGREVMFGDDQYEIFNRGANAFVIGDYLTTAGKSPKDDVEALEALGFKIAKNFHVMPDEK; from the coding sequence ATGAAAAAAATTTTAAAAAAGAAGAGTATAAATATGAACAATAATGAAGAGATATTTTTATGTGCTATTTGTAATGTTGAGAGTGGTACTTGTAATGAAGATTGTAAATTCTGTACACAAAGTGTAAGATATAAAGCAGATATTCAAAGATATAAATTAAAAAGTATTGAGCAAATAATATCAGAAGCAAAACAAGCCAGAGCAAATGGTGCAGTTGGATTTTGTTTGGTTACAGCAGGTCTTGGATTAACTGATAAAAAAACAAAATTTATAGCTGAAGCAGCACGTGCTATAAATAAAGAAAACTTAGGACTTAGACTAATTGCATGTAATGGAACAGCTACAGTTGAGCAATTAAAAGAGTTAAAAGCAGCAGGAATTAGTAACTATAATCATAATTTAGAAACATCAAGAGATTTTTATCCAACAATTTGTACAACGCATACTTGGGATGAAAGATATCAAACTTGTTTAAATGTAAAAGAAGCTGGATTAAAACTTGTTTGTGGTGGTATTTTTGGAATGGGAGAAACACAAGAAGATAGAATTTCTATGCTAGAAGCTATAAATTCTTTAGATCCTATGAATGTTCCTTTAAACTTTTTCCATCCAAATGAAGCTTTACCAATTGTAAAAAATACAATAAACAAAGAGGAAGCTTTTGAATTAATCACTCTTGCAAGAAAAATGATACCAAATGCTCATAAAATAATGGTTGCAGGTGGTAGAGAAGTTATGTTTGGTGATGACCAATATGAGATTTTTAATAGAGGTGCTAATGCATTTGTTATTGGAGATTATCTAACTACCGCTGGAAAATCTCCAAAAGATGATGTTGAAGCATTAGAAGCTTTAGGATTTAAAATAGCTAAAAATTTTCATGTAATGCCAGATGAGAAATAG